A genome region from Paradevosia shaoguanensis includes the following:
- a CDS encoding dihydrofolate reductase family protein, with protein sequence MSATVLYMSMTLDGFIAGPNEGPGNGLGDGGGRLHEWVFPGAEGGDFEAATARLSGVNRQIYDEMMATGAIVAGRGTFEPAGGWNGDHHDGAAIYILSRHPAPAWAADWPLVHYVDDLAFAMREARRAAGDRNVLVHGAGIAQRALREGLLDELEIHLIPVLFGDGRRLFEHLGVGQRELEPIRALAGDGVTHLRYRVLR encoded by the coding sequence ATGTCTGCGACCGTGCTCTATATGTCCATGACCCTCGATGGCTTCATTGCCGGCCCCAATGAAGGTCCCGGCAACGGCCTCGGCGATGGTGGCGGCCGTCTCCACGAATGGGTTTTCCCGGGTGCCGAAGGCGGCGATTTCGAAGCGGCGACCGCCCGCCTCTCCGGCGTCAACCGTCAGATCTACGACGAGATGATGGCCACAGGCGCCATCGTCGCCGGCCGCGGCACCTTCGAGCCGGCCGGCGGCTGGAATGGCGATCACCACGATGGCGCCGCCATCTACATCCTCAGCCGCCACCCTGCGCCCGCCTGGGCCGCCGATTGGCCGCTCGTGCACTATGTCGATGATCTTGCCTTCGCCATGCGCGAGGCCAGGCGCGCCGCGGGTGACCGAAACGTCCTCGTCCACGGCGCAGGCATCGCCCAGCGAGCCCTGCGCGAGGGCCTGCTCGACGAGCTCGAAATCCACCTCATTCCCGTGCTCTTCGGCGACGGTCGTCGCCTCTTCGAACATCTCGGTGTCGGCCAGCGCGAACTCGAACCCATCCGCGCCCTCGCCGGCGACGGCGTCACCCATCTCCGCTACCGCGTCCTGCGCTGA
- a CDS encoding methyl-accepting chemotaxis protein, with the protein MQLGTKLGISSGLGIVLVACMIANGLLSNHATRLSSDAEAVQSTIAQNLMNAEAKLRALQVGTRDIRLAASPEAAAEAAKMADGQFTEMTELLDSVTPLFLSEENRQRVLKVKGLSESYYALTKTLLDTVHKEMAAGTNMAQMAAASGLNSERAAIEAEMNAHAREMVSLIGEGVEVGKRTSEQARADANAQSAQAQLISNIVGGIVVLVLIGAAIFGVVSIARPIRRITTSMGELAEGHLEAEVPYLGRGDEIGAMAEAVQVFRENAIKVAAMAEEELDRAQKAAERAQMMERFQNAFDGVVAATLEGDFSKRMNSKFADPEIDRISVNFDTLLETVNTGLGEAGEVLAALADTDLTKRVSGDYKGAFARLKADTNKVADKLTEVITQLRHTSRALKTATGEILSGANDLAERTTKQAAAIEETSAAMEQLANTVVENAKRAEDASAKGRSVAQAAEDGGAVMRQANEAMERITASSAQIANIIGMMDDIAFQTNLLALNASVEAARAGEAGKGFAVVAVEVRRLAQSAAEASSEVKALIERSAGEVSGGSQLVSRAAVRLGEVLTAMRENAALIDAIASASGEQASAIAEVTTAVRVMDEMTQHNAALVEETNAAIEQTEGQAVELDRIVEIFVIDANAESSASYGGGQGGGGSSLRRGLGMLKGKMASAASYLTSGSAALKAQD; encoded by the coding sequence TTGCAGTTAGGGACCAAACTCGGCATCTCCTCGGGCCTAGGCATCGTGCTGGTTGCCTGCATGATCGCCAACGGCCTGCTCAGCAACCATGCGACTCGGCTCAGTTCCGATGCCGAAGCCGTACAGTCTACCATCGCCCAGAACCTGATGAATGCAGAGGCCAAGCTGCGGGCGCTGCAGGTGGGGACGCGCGACATTCGCCTGGCTGCGTCGCCGGAAGCGGCGGCGGAGGCCGCCAAGATGGCCGACGGCCAATTTACCGAGATGACAGAGCTACTTGACAGCGTCACCCCGCTCTTCCTCAGCGAGGAAAACCGGCAGCGAGTGCTCAAGGTGAAGGGGCTGAGCGAGAGCTATTACGCCCTGACCAAAACGCTGCTCGACACCGTGCATAAGGAAATGGCGGCCGGCACCAACATGGCGCAGATGGCTGCCGCGTCGGGCCTCAACAGCGAGCGCGCGGCCATAGAGGCCGAGATGAACGCGCATGCCCGCGAGATGGTGTCGCTGATCGGGGAAGGCGTGGAAGTGGGCAAGCGCACTTCGGAGCAGGCCCGGGCGGATGCCAATGCGCAATCGGCGCAGGCGCAGCTCATCTCCAACATCGTCGGCGGCATCGTGGTGCTGGTGCTGATCGGGGCGGCGATTTTCGGCGTGGTATCGATCGCCCGGCCGATCCGCCGGATCACGACGAGCATGGGCGAGCTGGCCGAGGGTCATCTCGAGGCCGAGGTGCCGTATCTGGGCCGCGGCGACGAGATCGGCGCGATGGCCGAGGCGGTGCAGGTGTTCCGCGAGAACGCCATCAAGGTCGCTGCCATGGCCGAGGAAGAACTCGACCGGGCGCAGAAAGCGGCCGAGCGGGCGCAGATGATGGAGCGCTTCCAGAACGCCTTCGACGGCGTGGTGGCGGCGACGCTGGAAGGCGATTTCTCCAAGCGCATGAACTCCAAGTTCGCCGACCCCGAGATCGACCGTATCTCGGTCAATTTCGATACGCTACTCGAGACCGTGAATACGGGCCTGGGCGAAGCCGGCGAAGTGCTGGCGGCCCTGGCCGATACCGACCTCACTAAGCGGGTGAGCGGGGACTACAAGGGCGCCTTCGCGCGGCTCAAGGCCGACACCAACAAGGTGGCGGACAAGCTGACCGAGGTCATTACCCAGCTGCGCCATACGTCACGGGCGCTCAAGACTGCTACCGGGGAGATCCTCTCGGGCGCGAACGACCTGGCCGAGCGTACCACCAAGCAGGCGGCGGCCATCGAAGAGACTTCGGCGGCGATGGAGCAATTGGCCAATACGGTGGTCGAGAACGCCAAGCGGGCCGAGGACGCCAGCGCCAAGGGCCGCTCGGTGGCCCAGGCGGCCGAGGATGGCGGGGCGGTGATGCGCCAGGCCAATGAGGCGATGGAGCGGATCACGGCCTCTTCCGCGCAGATCGCCAATATCATCGGCATGATGGACGACATCGCCTTCCAGACGAACCTGCTGGCGCTCAACGCGTCGGTAGAGGCGGCACGCGCGGGCGAGGCCGGCAAGGGCTTTGCCGTCGTGGCCGTGGAAGTGCGGCGGCTGGCGCAATCGGCGGCGGAGGCTTCCTCGGAGGTCAAGGCGCTGATCGAGCGAAGCGCAGGCGAAGTGAGCGGCGGCTCGCAACTCGTATCGAGGGCAGCGGTGCGGCTGGGCGAAGTGCTGACGGCGATGCGGGAGAACGCGGCGCTGATCGACGCCATCGCCTCGGCGAGCGGCGAGCAGGCTTCGGCCATTGCCGAGGTGACGACCGCCGTGCGGGTGATGGACGAGATGACCCAGCACAACGCCGCGCTGGTCGAGGAGACCAATGCGGCCATCGAGCAGACCGAGGGCCAGGCGGTGGAGCTCGACCGGATCGTCGAGATCTTCGTGATCGACGCCAATGCAGAGAGCAGCGCGTCCTATGGCGGCGGCCAGGGTGGTGGCGGTTCGTCGCTGCGTCGGGGGCTGGGCATGCTCAAGGGCAAGATGGCCTCGGCCGCCAGCTACCTGACCAGCGGTTCCGCTGCGCTCAAGGCGCAGGACTAA
- a CDS encoding SDR family oxidoreductase, translated as MTNVLILGASGQIARHVISFLHDHPSIRTTLFLRDAGKLGDLDVSGMRVVEGDVADRAALAEAMAGQDIVYANLAGPVDALARTIVEVMKETGVKRLIFITTLGIYDEVPGAFGAWNNAMIGEDIPPYRRAADLIEGSGLDYTIVRPAWLTDADEVSYETTQKGEAFKGTEVSRKSVAAFVASVLENPTLASRGSVGVDKPGTEGDKPAFY; from the coding sequence GTGACCAATGTTCTCATCCTCGGGGCAAGCGGGCAGATTGCCCGCCATGTCATCAGCTTCCTTCATGACCACCCATCGATCCGGACCACGCTGTTCCTGAGGGACGCGGGCAAGCTGGGCGATCTCGACGTTTCGGGCATGCGCGTCGTCGAGGGTGACGTAGCGGACAGGGCGGCGCTTGCCGAGGCCATGGCGGGGCAGGATATCGTCTATGCGAACCTGGCGGGGCCGGTGGATGCGCTGGCGCGGACGATCGTGGAGGTTATGAAAGAGACCGGGGTGAAGCGGCTGATCTTCATCACGACGCTGGGGATCTATGACGAGGTGCCGGGAGCGTTCGGCGCGTGGAACAACGCGATGATCGGGGAGGACATTCCGCCCTATCGGCGGGCGGCGGATCTCATCGAGGGATCGGGGCTGGACTATACCATCGTGCGGCCGGCCTGGCTGACCGATGCGGACGAGGTCAGCTACGAGACGACACAGAAGGGCGAGGCGTTCAAGGGAACCGAGGTTTCGCGCAAGAGCGTGGCGGCGTTCGTGGCGAGCGTGCTGGAGAACCCGACATTGGCCTCGCGCGGGAGCGTGGGCGTGGACAAGCCCGGGACTGAGGGAGACAAGCCCGCGTTCTATTGA
- a CDS encoding DUF4892 domain-containing protein produces MKTRNLHRVAEVALAALAIVFALTASAFADATVPTEDLAGAADSTLAKRYEGSFIVSYEKLAYTDFEAPLSPLKPSADESAVDSMNNRVYVPEQSVELEGALTRIAYVLPAERSPLEVLRNYQDVIEGEGGEVLFECKKEECGGAADRSSSGGGNQMSLMMYFFHESDLKDEAFSNGACALTSGINDQRYFTARVPQEAGDAYVTVQTYTLIDDLYCKELNGRTIAVVQVLEPKGRDKKMVVVEAAKMEESLTTTGSISLYGIYFDTDKADLKPESAPTLKEIATLLGNDPNMAVLVVGHTDNQGSFDYNLDLSSRRAQAVKATLASEYGIDPKRLTAAGAGMMAPIATNDTDDGRAKNRRVVLVKAN; encoded by the coding sequence TTGAAAACGCGCAACTTGCATCGGGTCGCGGAGGTCGCTCTTGCCGCGCTCGCGATAGTGTTTGCCTTGACTGCCTCGGCCTTCGCTGATGCCACCGTGCCGACCGAGGATCTTGCCGGCGCCGCCGACAGCACGCTTGCCAAGCGCTACGAGGGCTCCTTCATCGTCTCGTATGAAAAGCTCGCCTATACCGATTTCGAGGCGCCCCTCTCCCCGCTCAAGCCGAGCGCCGACGAGAGCGCCGTCGACTCCATGAACAACCGCGTCTACGTCCCCGAGCAGTCGGTCGAGCTCGAAGGCGCCCTGACGCGCATCGCCTACGTCCTCCCCGCCGAGCGCTCGCCGCTCGAAGTCCTGCGCAATTACCAGGACGTCATCGAGGGGGAGGGCGGCGAGGTCCTCTTCGAGTGCAAGAAGGAAGAGTGTGGCGGCGCGGCGGATCGCTCATCGAGCGGTGGCGGCAACCAGATGAGCCTCATGATGTACTTCTTCCACGAGAGCGACCTGAAGGACGAGGCCTTCTCCAACGGCGCCTGCGCCCTGACCTCGGGCATCAACGACCAGCGCTACTTCACCGCCAGGGTCCCGCAGGAAGCTGGCGACGCCTATGTCACCGTGCAGACCTACACACTGATCGATGACCTCTACTGCAAGGAACTGAACGGCCGCACCATCGCCGTCGTCCAGGTGCTCGAACCCAAGGGCCGCGACAAGAAGATGGTCGTGGTCGAAGCCGCCAAGATGGAGGAATCGCTCACCACGACTGGTTCGATTTCGCTCTACGGCATCTATTTCGACACCGACAAGGCCGACCTGAAGCCGGAATCCGCTCCCACCCTCAAGGAGATCGCCACTCTCCTCGGCAACGATCCCAACATGGCGGTGCTCGTCGTCGGCCACACCGACAACCAGGGCAGCTTCGATTACAACCTCGACCTCTCCTCTCGTCGCGCCCAGGCCGTCAAGGCGACGCTTGCCTCCGAATACGGCATCGACCCCAAGCGCCTCACCGCAGCCGGCGCCGGCATGATGGCGCCAATCGCCACCAACGACACCGATGACGGTCGCGCCAAAAACCGCCGCGTGGTGCTGGTGAAAGCGAACTAG
- a CDS encoding AAA family ATPase — MTAARLYVITGAMAAGKSTTAEALARRLPRSVHLRGDVFRKMIVNGAAQMGPELNEDGLAQLVLRQRLACDAARRYVEAGFSVIYQDIILGPMLAQVVEWLGDLDPVVVVLAPRVDVLAERDRLRTKTGYSAEFQPSVLAEEISLRTPNIGLRLDTSDMSTEQAVDAILAFRN, encoded by the coding sequence ATGACCGCGGCGCGGCTTTATGTCATCACCGGCGCGATGGCGGCGGGAAAATCGACCACGGCGGAAGCGCTGGCGCGGCGGCTGCCGCGATCGGTGCATCTGCGGGGCGACGTGTTTCGCAAGATGATCGTCAACGGCGCGGCGCAGATGGGGCCGGAGCTGAACGAGGACGGACTGGCGCAGCTGGTGCTGCGGCAACGGCTCGCGTGCGATGCGGCGCGGCGCTATGTCGAGGCCGGGTTTTCAGTGATCTACCAGGACATCATCCTGGGGCCGATGCTGGCGCAGGTGGTGGAGTGGCTGGGCGATCTCGACCCTGTGGTGGTCGTGCTGGCGCCGCGCGTGGATGTGCTGGCGGAACGCGACAGATTGCGGACGAAAACCGGCTATTCCGCAGAATTCCAGCCATCCGTACTGGCGGAAGAAATCAGTTTGCGTACGCCCAATATCGGGCTGCGACTCGACACTTCAGACATGAGCACCGAGCAAGCCGTCGATGCGATTCTGGCATTCCGGAACTGA
- a CDS encoding YidB family protein: MRSSFNELQRRFQMGLLDQFEGILQNELAQRGGIQGVLGQAFQGAGGYDGILAKLKQAGLGDQVASWLGPNSNLPVTAAQIEAALGDQHLQQLAASMGIPLNQVASVLAQHLPAAVDQASPNGVIVPPAGQA, from the coding sequence ATCAGGAGTTCGTTCAACGAACTTCAAAGGAGGTTTCAGATGGGACTTTTGGATCAGTTCGAAGGCATTCTTCAGAACGAACTGGCGCAGCGCGGCGGCATCCAGGGCGTGCTCGGCCAGGCCTTCCAGGGCGCCGGCGGCTATGACGGCATCCTCGCCAAGCTCAAGCAGGCCGGTCTTGGCGATCAGGTCGCTTCCTGGCTCGGGCCCAATTCCAACCTGCCGGTCACCGCCGCGCAGATCGAAGCCGCCCTGGGCGACCAGCACCTGCAGCAACTGGCCGCTTCCATGGGCATTCCGCTCAACCAGGTCGCCTCGGTCCTTGCCCAGCACCTGCCGGCGGCTGTCGATCAGGCCAGCCCCAACGGCGTCATCGTTCCACCCGCCGGCCAGGCCTAG